CGTCGGAGAGCTTCGCGCAGCGCTCCAGCAGGCGGGAGTGCAGGTAGAAGACGTCACCCGGGTACGCCTCACGGCCCGGCGGGCGACGCAGCAGCAGCGACACGGCCCGGTACGCCTCGGCCTGCTTGCTCAGGTCGTCGAAGACGATCAGGACGTGCTTGCCGCCGTACATCCAGTGCTGCCCGATGGACGAGCCGGTGTACGGGGCCAGGTACTTGAAGCCGGCCGGGTCGGACGCCGGCGAGGCCACGATCGTCGTGTACTCCAACGCGCCCGCCTCCTCCAGCTGCCCCTTGATCGAGGCGATGGTGGAGGCCTTCTGGCCGATGGCGACGTAGATGCAGCGAACCTGCTTCTTCGGGTCGCCGGTGCGCCAGTTGTCCCGCTGGTTGAGGATGGCGTCCAGGGCGACAGTGGTCTTACCTGTCTTACGGTCGCCGATGATCAGCTGACGCTGACCCCGACCGATCGGGGTCATCGCGTCGATGGCCTTGATGCCGGTCTGCAGCGGCTCGAACACCGACTGGCGGGACATCACGTTCGGAGCCTGCAGCTCCAGCTCGCGGAAGCCCTCGTTGGCGATGTCACCGAGCCCGTCGATGGGCTGGCCGAGCGCGTCGACAACGCGGCCGAGGAAGGCGTCGCCGACCGGAACGGAGAGAACCCGCTCGGTGCGCTTGACGCGCTGCCCCTCCTCCAGCTTGGCGGAGTCACCGAGAACGACGACACCGATCTCCCGGACGTCGAGGTTCAACGCCACGCCGAGCGTGCCGTCCTCGAACTCCAGGAGCTCGTTGGTCATGGTCGAGGGCAGGCCCTCGACGTGGGCGATGCCGTCACCGGTGTCGGCGACGGTGCCGACCTCCTCGCGGGAGACGTCGGACGAGTAGGAGGAGACGTAGCGCTCCAGGGCGCCGCGGATCTCCTCCGTCGAGATGGTCAGCTCGGCCATCCTCTGCTTCCTTAAAATTCAGGGGCCCGGGATACCTAGTACCGACCGGTCCGAATGGCGTCTGTCATTCCGGGCGCTGCGGCGGCGGAGCCGCCCCAACTGTGCGGCGGCGGAGCCACCGCATTACGAGGCAGCGAAGCCGCTCAGCGCTTCGCGAGCGCGTTGCGGGTCTCGTTGAGGCGGCGCAGGATGGTGCCGTCGTACAGGTCGGAACCGACCCGAACGCTCACGCCACCCAGGACGAGGGGGTCGACCGTCTGCTTGACGGAGACCTCTCGACCGTATATCGCGCTGAGGCTCGCTCCCAGTCGGCGCTCGTCGGAGTCACTCAACGGGGCGGCGACGGTCACGTACGCCACCTGCCGGTCGCGTCGCTCGGCGGCGAGCTCCACCAGCCGGGTGAGCGCCCCACTGAAGGAGCGTCCCCCGAACCCGCCCAACGCCACCTCGACGAGGCGGACGGTGACCGGGCGGGCCTTGTCGGCGAGCAGCTCGCGGGCCAGGGTGGCCCGCTGCTCGACCGGGGCGACCGGGTCGGCAAGCGTGTTGCTCAGCGCCGACTGACCCGACACGACCTGACCGAAGCGGAACAGCTCGTCCTCGACCTCACCCAGCTCGCCGGCGGAGTCGGCGCTGGCGAGCAGCGCCTCCACGCCGAGGCGCTCGGCGCCGTCGAGCAGCTCCGACGGTGCCGACCAACGGCCGGACACCAGCGTGACGAGCAGGTCGAGAGCGTCGGCGCCGATCCGCCCACCCAGCATGTCGCCGAGCAGGGCGCCCCGGTCCGCGCCGGAACGAGCCGGCTCGGACAGGGCCCGGCGCAG
The DNA window shown above is from Micromonospora lupini and carries:
- a CDS encoding F0F1 ATP synthase subunit delta, whose translation is MQAASRESYKVAAERLDAYVRGAEPSAVTSTADAILSVASLLRREPRLRRALSEPARSGADRGALLGDMLGGRIGADALDLLVTLVSGRWSAPSELLDGAERLGVEALLASADSAGELGEVEDELFRFGQVVSGQSALSNTLADPVAPVEQRATLARELLADKARPVTVRLVEVALGGFGGRSFSGALTRLVELAAERRDRQVAYVTVAAPLSDSDERRLGASLSAIYGREVSVKQTVDPLVLGGVSVRVGSDLYDGTILRRLNETRNALAKR
- the atpA gene encoding F0F1 ATP synthase subunit alpha; the encoded protein is MAELTISTEEIRGALERYVSSYSSDVSREEVGTVADTGDGIAHVEGLPSTMTNELLEFEDGTLGVALNLDVREIGVVVLGDSAKLEEGQRVKRTERVLSVPVGDAFLGRVVDALGQPIDGLGDIANEGFRELELQAPNVMSRQSVFEPLQTGIKAIDAMTPIGRGQRQLIIGDRKTGKTTVALDAILNQRDNWRTGDPKKQVRCIYVAIGQKASTIASIKGQLEEAGALEYTTIVASPASDPAGFKYLAPYTGSSIGQHWMYGGKHVLIVFDDLSKQAEAYRAVSLLLRRPPGREAYPGDVFYLHSRLLERCAKLSDELGGGSMTGLPIIETKANDISAFIPTNVISITDGQIFLETDLFNQGVRPAINVGTSVSRVGGAAQVKPMRKVAGSLRLNLAQYRELEAFAAFASDLDRASRAQLDRGVRLVELLKQPNYSPFPVEQEVVSVWAGVEGKLDDIPVGDVRRFEAEFLQYLRHKHEGVLAGIADNQWGDDIVGSLEAAISEFKQVFLGKADERKVNDAPAQPLEGDENRETVTRFRDGTTDRPAES